A single Haloglycomyces albus DSM 45210 DNA region contains:
- the soxR gene encoding redox-sensitive transcriptional activator SoxR gives MTLGELTIGEFARRSGTSAPTLRFYEQKGLIHSHRTPGNQRRYHRRELRRVAFIRASQAVGMSLREIKDALDRLPHHRTPTPADWNRISIDWHQRLEDKIATLERIRDRLDECVGCGCLSAKNCGLINPDDKAAVENDRCNELEPHSQGH, from the coding sequence ATGACTCTCGGTGAACTGACCATCGGCGAGTTCGCCCGGCGCAGCGGAACCAGCGCACCCACCCTCCGGTTCTACGAACAAAAGGGGCTGATCCACTCCCATCGCACGCCCGGAAACCAACGCCGCTATCATCGCCGCGAACTCCGCCGCGTCGCCTTCATACGCGCTTCCCAAGCCGTCGGGATGTCGTTGCGGGAGATCAAAGACGCCCTCGACCGGCTGCCGCACCACCGCACTCCCACACCCGCCGACTGGAATCGCATCTCCATCGACTGGCACCAACGTCTGGAGGACAAGATCGCCACTTTGGAACGGATTCGCGACCGCCTCGACGAATGCGTCGGCTGTGGGTGCCTGTCGGCCAAGAACTGCGGCTTGATCAATCCCGACGACAAGGCCGCCGTGGAGAACGACCGATGTAATGAACTTGAGCCTCACTCACAGGGGCATTAA
- a CDS encoding transketolase family protein: protein MTQVITRAEMREQFMETTTELMDRYRHLSLVLAAIGSGPSELGPVLDRYPERAFNVGIREQLMMGMAAGTALEGLRPIVHSYTPFLIERAFEQIKLDFGHQGTNGILVSTGASYDWSQGGFTHYGQTDISLLSSIPDWTLHVPGHAEEVDAMLWSAGISSDSVYVRLSTRSNREAFPEAINGFQRFADGHQAVVVAVGPMLDNVLDAVEGLDVGVVYTPTPSALDRFPVHDYDHGVFIVVEPYLEGSSSARLTAALEHRMHRLLNIGVKNVDLHRYGTPEDHDRRHGLDPAGLRERIVDFLY, encoded by the coding sequence ATGACCCAGGTGATAACCCGCGCCGAAATGCGCGAACAGTTCATGGAAACCACCACCGAGCTCATGGATCGCTACCGACATTTGAGTTTGGTTTTGGCGGCCATCGGAAGTGGACCCTCCGAACTCGGTCCCGTGCTGGACAGGTACCCGGAACGTGCCTTCAATGTGGGAATCCGCGAACAGCTCATGATGGGGATGGCGGCGGGGACGGCACTGGAGGGATTGCGTCCCATCGTCCACTCCTACACCCCGTTTTTGATCGAGCGGGCCTTCGAACAGATCAAGCTGGACTTCGGGCATCAGGGCACCAATGGAATCCTGGTGAGTACCGGAGCGTCCTATGACTGGTCCCAAGGAGGGTTTACCCACTACGGGCAGACCGACATCAGTCTGCTCAGCTCGATACCGGACTGGACCCTGCACGTCCCCGGCCACGCCGAAGAGGTGGACGCCATGCTCTGGAGCGCGGGAATCAGCAGCGACAGCGTCTACGTCAGACTGTCCACTCGCAGCAACCGGGAAGCGTTCCCGGAAGCGATCAACGGTTTCCAACGTTTTGCCGACGGGCATCAGGCGGTAGTGGTCGCCGTCGGCCCCATGCTGGACAACGTGTTGGACGCCGTGGAGGGACTCGACGTCGGCGTGGTGTACACGCCCACTCCGAGCGCACTGGACCGGTTCCCCGTCCACGACTACGATCACGGCGTATTCATCGTGGTGGAACCGTATTTGGAAGGAAGCAGTTCGGCACGACTGACCGCTGCACTGGAACACCGCATGCACCGACTGCTGAACATCGGGGTGAAAAACGTCGATCTACATCGGTACGGCACCCCGGAGGATCACGATCGTCGACACGGCCTCGATCCCGCCGGTCTGCGGGAACGCATTGTCGACTTTCTCTATTGA